Proteins encoded together in one bacterium window:
- the groL gene encoding chaperonin GroEL (60 kDa chaperone family; promotes refolding of misfolded polypeptides especially under stressful conditions; forms two stacked rings of heptamers to form a barrel-shaped 14mer; ends can be capped by GroES; misfolded proteins enter the barrel where they are refolded when GroES binds) — protein sequence MAKVLKYSEEARGKIKVGVDALADAVKVTLGPRGRNVIIEKSFGSPLVTKDGVTVAKEVELPEKFENMGAQMVKEVASKTSDVAGDGTTTATVLAQVIYREGAKLVAAGYNPMGLKRGIDKAVEAVSAELKKMSKPTKDPKEIAQVGTISANNDETIGNIISEAMAKVGKEGVITVEEAKGMETTLEIVEGMQFDRGYLSPYFVTDPERMEVILEDPYILIHEKKISNMKDLLPLLEQIARSGKPLLIVAEEVEGEALATLVVNKLRGTLNASAVKAPGFGDRRKAMLEDIAILTGGKAIAEEMGIKLEAVTLTDLGRAKRVVIDKDNTTIIDGAGKKADIEGRVKQIRAQVEETTSDYDKEKLQERLAKLVGGVAVINVGASTETEMKEKKARVEDALNATRAAVEEGIVAGGGVAYIRAASCLDTMKMEHDQQAGVDIVRKALIEPAKQIAINAGQDGGVIVDKIKSGKGNYGYNAGTEEFEDLMKGGILDPTKVTRVALQNAASVAGLMITTECAIAEKPEEKKEMPQMPPGGGGMY from the coding sequence ATGGCGAAAGTTCTCAAGTACAGCGAGGAGGCCCGCGGCAAGATCAAGGTGGGCGTGGACGCACTGGCCGACGCGGTCAAGGTCACCCTCGGCCCCCGGGGCCGCAACGTAATCATCGAGAAGTCCTTCGGCTCCCCCCTGGTCACCAAGGACGGCGTGACGGTGGCCAAGGAAGTCGAGTTGCCGGAAAAGTTCGAGAACATGGGCGCGCAGATGGTGAAGGAGGTCGCCTCCAAGACGAGCGACGTTGCGGGCGACGGGACCACCACGGCCACCGTGCTGGCCCAGGTGATTTACCGGGAAGGGGCAAAGCTGGTCGCGGCCGGGTACAACCCGATGGGCCTCAAGCGCGGGATCGACAAAGCCGTCGAGGCCGTCTCCGCCGAGCTCAAGAAGATGTCCAAGCCGACGAAGGATCCCAAGGAGATCGCGCAGGTCGGGACCATCTCCGCGAACAACGACGAGACGATCGGGAACATCATCTCCGAGGCGATGGCGAAGGTCGGCAAGGAGGGGGTCATCACCGTCGAGGAAGCCAAGGGAATGGAGACCACCCTCGAGATCGTGGAAGGGATGCAGTTCGATCGCGGGTACCTCTCCCCGTACTTCGTCACCGACCCCGAGCGGATGGAGGTAATCCTCGAGGATCCGTACATCCTCATCCACGAGAAGAAGATCTCCAACATGAAGGACCTGCTCCCGCTTCTGGAGCAGATCGCCCGCAGCGGCAAGCCGCTGCTGATCGTGGCGGAGGAGGTCGAGGGAGAGGCGCTGGCCACCCTGGTGGTGAACAAGCTCCGCGGGACGCTGAACGCATCGGCCGTCAAGGCCCCCGGCTTCGGCGACCGGCGCAAGGCGATGCTGGAGGATATCGCGATCCTCACCGGCGGGAAGGCGATCGCCGAGGAGATGGGGATCAAGCTCGAGGCGGTGACCCTGACCGACCTCGGCCGCGCCAAGCGCGTGGTCATCGACAAGGACAACACCACGATCATCGACGGGGCCGGCAAGAAGGCCGACATCGAGGGCCGGGTGAAGCAGATCCGGGCGCAGGTCGAGGAGACCACCTCCGACTACGACAAGGAGAAGCTCCAGGAGCGGCTAGCGAAGCTGGTCGGCGGCGTGGCGGTGATCAACGTCGGCGCGTCCACCGAGACGGAGATGAAGGAGAAAAAGGCGCGCGTTGAGGACGCCCTCAATGCGACCCGCGCGGCGGTCGAGGAAGGGATCGTCGCCGGCGGCGGCGTGGCGTACATCCGGGCCGCATCCTGCCTGGACACCATGAAGATGGAGCACGACCAGCAGGCGGGCGTGGACATCGTCCGGAAGGCGCTCATCGAGCCCGCCAAGCAGATCGCGATCAACGCCGGCCAGGACGGCGGCGTCATCGTCGACAAGATCAAGAGCGGGAAAGGGAACTACGGATACAATGCGGGCACGGAGGAGTTCGAGGACCTGATGAAGGGTGGAATCCTCGACCCGACCAAGGTGACCCGCGTGGCACTGCAGAACGCCGCGTCGGTGGCGGGCCTCATGATCACCACCGAGTGCGCCATCGCCGAGAAGCCCGAGGAGAAGAAGGAAATGCCGCAGATGCCCCCGGGCGGCGGCGGGATGTACTAG
- a CDS encoding zinc ribbon domain-containing protein, protein MPIHEYRCRKCESVVERIEGMRDRPMRKCPSCGGRVDQMISSSAFVLKGTGWYATDYGTKNHDNGNGKGKEKPKAKETPEASCPAAAGSGAPAPACAGCPKLD, encoded by the coding sequence ATGCCCATCCACGAATACAGGTGCCGGAAGTGCGAGTCCGTCGTCGAGCGGATCGAGGGGATGCGCGACAGACCGATGAGGAAGTGCCCCTCCTGCGGCGGAAGGGTCGACCAGATGATCTCCTCTTCCGCCTTCGTCCTGAAGGGAACCGGGTGGTACGCCACCGATTACGGGACGAAGAACCACGACAACGGGAACGGCAAGGGGAAGGAGAAGCCGAAGGCGAAGGAGACCCCGGAGGCGTCCTGCCCGGCGGCGGCCGGTTCCGGAGCGCCCGCCCCCGCCTGCGCCGGCTGTCCGAAGCTGGACTGA
- the folD gene encoding bifunctional methylenetetrahydrofolate dehydrogenase/methenyltetrahydrofolate cyclohydrolase FolD has translation MTAKLIDGKAIAASVRAGVKERVAEFTVRTGVRPGLTVVLVGEDPASQVYVRNKGKAASEAGLLSRQVDLPAATKESELLDLVARLNADDTVHGILVQLPLPEQIDESKVIEAIDPAKDVDGFHPVNAGRLFTGGAAFLPCTPYGILTMLDHEKVTLSGKHAVVVGRSNIVGKPAAILLLSRHATVTICHSRTVDLPSVVRTGDVVVAAVGRAEMIRGTWIKPGAVVIDVGMNRNAEGKLCGDVAFDEAKAVAGLITPVPGGVGPMTIAMLLQNTFEAASRRAAVG, from the coding sequence ATGACCGCCAAGTTGATCGACGGGAAGGCCATCGCCGCGTCCGTCCGGGCCGGCGTCAAGGAGCGGGTGGCGGAGTTCACCGTCCGCACGGGCGTCCGCCCCGGCCTCACCGTCGTCCTCGTCGGGGAAGACCCCGCGTCGCAGGTGTACGTCCGCAACAAGGGGAAAGCGGCCTCCGAGGCGGGGCTCCTCTCCCGCCAGGTCGACCTCCCCGCGGCTACGAAGGAGTCCGAACTGCTCGATCTCGTGGCGCGGCTCAACGCCGACGACACCGTCCACGGGATCCTCGTCCAGCTCCCCCTCCCGGAGCAGATCGACGAATCGAAGGTGATCGAGGCGATCGATCCCGCCAAGGATGTCGACGGTTTCCATCCCGTGAACGCCGGACGCCTCTTCACGGGGGGCGCCGCGTTCCTGCCGTGCACGCCGTACGGGATCCTCACCATGCTCGACCACGAAAAGGTTACGCTTTCGGGGAAGCACGCCGTCGTCGTGGGACGCAGCAACATCGTCGGGAAACCGGCCGCCATCCTCCTGCTCTCGCGCCACGCGACCGTGACGATCTGCCACTCCAGGACCGTCGACCTCCCCTCCGTCGTCCGGACCGGGGATGTGGTGGTCGCGGCGGTGGGACGGGCGGAGATGATCCGGGGGACATGGATCAAGCCGGGGGCCGTCGTGATCGACGTCGGGATGAACCGGAATGCCGAGGGGAAGCTGTGCGGCGACGTCGCCTTCGACGAGGCGAAGGCGGTGGCGGGGCTCATCACTCCCGTCCCGGGCGGCGTCGGTCCCATGACGATCGCGATGCTCCTGCAGAACACCTTCGAGGCGGCGTCCCGCCGCGCGGCCGTCGGGTAG
- a CDS encoding glycine cleavage system protein H: MRPPPDRRYSRSHAWAIREPQGDVRSGLTHVPGAFLGDVVSVELPPPRTEVSAGEPIGLVESTTTVFELLSPLSGIVVAVNPETESAPRKVTEDPYGEGWLLSIRPGAREEIDALLTAEEYARFVGEEPV; this comes from the coding sequence GTGCGCCCGCCGCCGGATCGCCGCTATTCGCGATCGCACGCCTGGGCGATCCGGGAACCGCAGGGCGATGTCCGCTCCGGGCTGACCCACGTGCCGGGAGCGTTCCTCGGGGACGTCGTCTCCGTGGAGCTTCCTCCCCCGCGGACGGAGGTTTCCGCCGGGGAGCCGATCGGGCTGGTCGAATCCACCACCACCGTGTTCGAACTCCTGTCGCCGCTCTCCGGGATCGTGGTCGCCGTGAATCCGGAGACGGAGAGCGCCCCGCGGAAGGTGACCGAGGATCCGTACGGCGAGGGGTGGCTGCTGTCGATCCGCCCGGGCGCCCGCGAAGAGATCGATGCCCTGCTCACCGCCGAGGAGTACGCCCGCTTCGTCGGCGAGGAGCCGGTGTAG
- a CDS encoding energy transducer TonB, which produces MQSRRWFLVCTGISVLLHLLVLWLVYRFPSTVRPPEEVMEIDLSDIPRSTDFLPAERGILQGRRPRPASPPPARKETVPPPAMQGRVPDLPVKTDLPPEKSFPVPARKAGPDTEPKDGREAKAESGPSPAAPRTAPGKSGGPPGAAPKSLRDLTPSLGRMVMTREEPSGGRGQGGAAGNAVGTGGKVTGEEGVTEEGGGGFRLTPLNAPEVQYISYFASIKRKIELVWQYPYEAAVAGIGGELILDFVIARSGAVDSIELIRGSGSKILDDEAIRSIRTASPFDPIPADYKIPKLQIRGRFVYVHGGALRLR; this is translated from the coding sequence ATGCAATCTCGCCGCTGGTTCCTCGTTTGCACGGGCATCTCCGTGCTCCTGCACCTTCTCGTCCTCTGGCTCGTGTACCGGTTTCCTTCCACGGTCCGCCCCCCGGAAGAGGTCATGGAGATCGACCTGTCGGACATCCCCCGCTCGACGGACTTCCTGCCGGCGGAGCGCGGGATCCTCCAGGGGCGGCGGCCGCGGCCCGCCTCTCCCCCGCCGGCCCGGAAGGAGACCGTGCCCCCCCCCGCCATGCAAGGGCGCGTCCCGGACCTCCCGGTGAAGACCGACCTGCCGCCCGAGAAGTCGTTCCCCGTCCCCGCGCGGAAAGCGGGCCCGGACACGGAGCCGAAGGACGGGCGCGAGGCCAAGGCGGAGTCTGGGCCTTCTCCCGCGGCGCCGCGGACCGCTCCGGGGAAAAGCGGGGGTCCGCCGGGCGCTGCGCCGAAGTCGCTGCGGGACCTCACGCCTTCCCTCGGCAGGATGGTGATGACGCGCGAAGAGCCGTCGGGAGGCCGCGGGCAGGGAGGGGCGGCGGGGAACGCGGTGGGCACCGGAGGGAAAGTGACCGGGGAGGAGGGCGTCACCGAGGAGGGAGGCGGCGGGTTCCGCCTGACGCCGCTGAACGCGCCGGAGGTACAGTACATCTCGTATTTCGCGTCGATCAAGCGAAAGATCGAGCTGGTCTGGCAGTACCCGTACGAAGCCGCGGTGGCCGGGATCGGGGGCGAGCTGATCCTCGATTTCGTGATCGCGCGCAGCGGGGCGGTGGATTCGATCGAACTGATCCGCGGCTCGGGGTCGAAGATCCTCGACGACGAGGCGATCCGCTCCATCCGGACGGCGTCGCCGTTCGATCCGATCCCCGCCGATTACAAGATCCCCAAACTTCAGATCCGCGGCCGCTTCGTCTACGTCCACGGCGGGGCGCTTCGGCTGCGCTGA
- a CDS encoding rhomboid family intramembrane serine protease, which produces MIPIRDTIPSSRVPVVNYLLIAANLGVFFYEISLGESLLPFLERYAVVPARLLGGGSLSVRELLTPVTAMFLHGGWMHVLGNMLYLYIFGDNVEDTLGHGGYLLFYIACGIASFAVQIGFQSASTVPNIGASGAIAGVLGAYFLLFPRARVVTLLPLFVFFTVVEIPAVAFLGLWFLLQFLSGTVSLGRSAATGGVAWWAHVGGFVAGVLFLKAFSIRRRGRGARTV; this is translated from the coding sequence ATGATTCCCATACGTGACACGATCCCCTCCTCCCGCGTCCCGGTCGTCAACTATCTGCTGATCGCCGCCAACCTCGGGGTTTTTTTCTACGAGATTTCCCTGGGGGAGAGCCTCCTTCCGTTCCTCGAGCGGTACGCGGTGGTTCCCGCCAGGCTCCTCGGCGGGGGGTCCCTCTCCGTCCGGGAGCTGCTCACGCCGGTGACGGCGATGTTTCTCCACGGCGGGTGGATGCACGTGCTGGGGAACATGCTCTACCTGTACATCTTCGGGGACAACGTGGAGGACACCCTCGGTCACGGCGGGTACCTCCTGTTCTACATCGCGTGCGGCATCGCGTCCTTCGCCGTGCAGATCGGCTTCCAGTCCGCCTCCACGGTGCCCAACATCGGGGCCTCCGGCGCGATCGCCGGCGTCCTCGGCGCCTACTTCCTCCTCTTCCCGCGAGCCCGCGTGGTGACGCTCCTGCCTCTGTTCGTCTTCTTCACGGTGGTCGAGATCCCCGCGGTCGCCTTTCTCGGCCTGTGGTTCCTGCTGCAGTTCCTGAGCGGCACCGTTTCTCTCGGGCGCTCCGCCGCGACGGGCGGCGTCGCGTGGTGGGCGCATGTCGGTGGGTTCGTCGCGGGGGTCCTCTTCCTGAAGGCGTTCTCGATCCGGCGACGGGGAAGGGGGGCAAGGACCGTTTAA
- a CDS encoding HU family DNA-binding protein has product MTKAELVEAVREGAGIGKGQAEDAVAAFLGAVTKSLKKGDKLTLTGFGTFSVSNRKARTGRNPQTGDAIKIKAAKVPKFTAGKGLKEAVGGKKK; this is encoded by the coding sequence ATGACGAAGGCGGAACTGGTCGAGGCCGTTCGCGAGGGGGCTGGGATCGGGAAAGGGCAGGCGGAAGACGCGGTCGCGGCGTTTCTTGGCGCGGTCACCAAGAGCTTGAAAAAGGGGGACAAGCTCACGCTGACCGGTTTCGGGACGTTCAGCGTAAGCAACCGGAAGGCCCGCACGGGACGCAACCCGCAGACGGGCGATGCGATCAAGATCAAGGCGGCGAAGGTTCCCAAGTTCACCGCGGGCAAGGGGCTCAAGGAAGCGGTCGGCGGAAAGAAGAAGTAA
- a CDS encoding universal stress protein codes for MFSTILLPSDFSGCSAEAARAARRLAECFGSRLIVLHVLDEPAALDPMFRGEVPLELLRGRMEQYAREGIEAFLKAHFEGLLGVETRTASGVPYREIVREARECGAGLIIIGTHGRTGVERVIFGSTAEKVVRMAPCPVLSVREGGKEFVHP; via the coding sequence ATGTTCTCGACGATCCTGTTGCCTTCCGATTTTTCCGGTTGTTCCGCCGAGGCGGCCCGGGCGGCCCGCCGGCTGGCCGAGTGCTTCGGATCCCGCCTGATCGTCCTCCACGTTCTCGACGAGCCCGCGGCGCTCGACCCGATGTTCCGGGGCGAGGTTCCGCTCGAGTTGCTCCGGGGACGGATGGAGCAGTACGCCCGCGAGGGGATCGAAGCGTTCCTCAAGGCCCACTTCGAAGGGCTCCTGGGAGTCGAGACCCGGACGGCCTCCGGCGTCCCCTACCGGGAGATCGTCCGCGAAGCCCGGGAGTGCGGGGCCGGGCTGATCATCATCGGGACGCACGGCCGCACCGGGGTGGAGCGTGTGATCTTCGGAAGCACCGCCGAGAAGGTCGTCCGCATGGCGCCGTGCCCCGTGCTTTCGGTTCGCGAAGGGGGCAAGGAATTCGTTCATCCGTAA
- the eno gene encoding phosphopyruvate hydratase: MTMIVDVHGREVLDSRGNPTVEVEVLLESGAEGRAIVPSGASTGTREAVELRDGDPKRFLGKGVTKAVRNVNRVIAPKLIGYDATEQVLVDRMLIDLDGTGNKGKLGANAILGASIAVARAAAEACGLPLYRYLGGVGGCTLPVPMMNILNGGSHADNNMDIQEFMVMPVGAKSFSEALRMGVETFHNLKKVLKGKGLNTNVGDEGGFAPQLRSNAEAIEVILEAIAKAGYKPGKDICVALDSAASEFREKGRYVFRKSDKSKRDSAQLVRFYEDLCRQYPIVSIEDGFSEDDWEGWKLFTDAMGKKIQIVGDDIFVTNPSILRKGIAKGVANSVLIKLNQIGTVTETIEAIEMAKRAGWTAVVSHRSGETEDSTIADLVVGLSTGQIKTGSASRTDRVAKYNQLLRIEEELGPAARFDGRGVFYNL, encoded by the coding sequence ATGACGATGATCGTCGATGTGCACGGAAGAGAGGTTCTCGACTCCCGGGGGAACCCGACCGTCGAGGTCGAGGTGCTGCTCGAGTCCGGCGCGGAAGGGCGCGCGATCGTCCCCTCCGGGGCATCGACCGGTACCCGGGAGGCCGTGGAGCTGCGCGACGGCGACCCGAAGCGGTTCCTGGGGAAGGGAGTGACGAAGGCGGTCCGCAACGTGAACCGCGTGATCGCTCCCAAGCTGATCGGATACGACGCGACGGAGCAGGTTCTGGTCGACCGGATGCTGATCGACCTGGACGGCACCGGGAACAAGGGGAAACTGGGGGCGAACGCGATCCTCGGCGCCTCGATCGCGGTCGCCCGGGCGGCGGCGGAGGCGTGCGGACTCCCGCTGTACCGGTACCTGGGCGGCGTCGGCGGGTGCACCCTCCCCGTGCCGATGATGAACATCCTGAACGGCGGCTCCCACGCCGACAACAACATGGACATCCAGGAGTTCATGGTGATGCCGGTGGGGGCGAAGAGCTTCTCCGAGGCGCTCCGGATGGGGGTCGAGACGTTCCACAACCTGAAGAAGGTGCTGAAGGGGAAGGGGCTGAACACGAACGTCGGCGACGAGGGCGGGTTCGCCCCGCAGCTGCGGTCCAACGCCGAGGCGATCGAGGTGATCCTCGAGGCGATCGCGAAGGCCGGGTACAAGCCCGGGAAGGACATCTGCGTCGCCCTCGATTCCGCCGCCTCCGAGTTCCGCGAGAAGGGGAGATACGTATTCCGCAAGTCCGACAAGTCGAAGCGGGACTCCGCGCAGCTCGTCAGGTTCTACGAGGATCTGTGCCGCCAGTACCCGATCGTCTCGATCGAGGACGGCTTCTCCGAGGACGACTGGGAAGGCTGGAAGCTGTTCACGGACGCGATGGGAAAGAAGATCCAGATCGTGGGGGACGACATCTTCGTCACCAATCCGTCGATCCTGCGGAAGGGGATCGCGAAGGGGGTGGCCAACTCCGTCCTCATCAAGCTGAACCAGATCGGAACCGTGACGGAGACGATCGAGGCGATCGAGATGGCGAAGCGCGCCGGGTGGACCGCCGTCGTGTCCCATCGGTCCGGCGAGACCGAGGACAGCACGATCGCCGACCTCGTCGTCGGGCTCTCCACCGGCCAGATCAAGACCGGCTCCGCTTCGCGGACCGATCGGGTCGCGAAGTACAACCAGCTGCTCCGGATCGAGGAGGAACTCGGCCCGGCGGCCCGGTTCGACGGGCGGGGAGTGTTCTATAATCTCTAG
- the gpmI gene encoding 2,3-bisphosphoglycerate-independent phosphoglycerate mutase, which translates to MRRPFVALIIMDGWGHRAEKEGNAVALADTPFFDRLWAEFPRTLIHASEERVGLPAGQMGNSEVGHLNLGAGRVVYQDLVRISKSVRTGDFFRNPVLGNAMDAARENGKALHLIGLLSDGGVHSLHTHLYALLRMAKERGVPKVFLHPVFDGRDTPPQSGIDHLRALLAKAAEIGAGEVATVVGRYYTMDRDNRWDRVERAYKAMVRGEGTAFGDPVVAVAASYAAGKTDEFIEPVVIVRDGRPVGRIAPGDSVVFFNFRADRAREITRALTQETFDRFPRPERLSLSYACMTAYDETFGLPAAFPLQRLDHILARSLADAGLTNLRIAETEKYAHVTYFFNGGEETVYPGESRILIPSPSVSTYDLKPEMSAYEVGERAVAEIASGKHAMMVLNFANGDMVGHTGVLSAAIQAIEAVDRNLQRVVERVWEIGGAALVTADHGNAEQMIDPNTGGPFTAHTTNLVPFVLADPRAGSTRLREDRALEDIAPTILDLLALPVPGEMTGADVREP; encoded by the coding sequence ATGAGACGCCCGTTCGTCGCCCTGATCATCATGGACGGCTGGGGCCATCGCGCAGAGAAGGAAGGGAACGCGGTCGCTCTCGCCGACACGCCGTTCTTCGACCGGCTCTGGGCGGAGTTCCCGCGAACCCTGATCCACGCCTCGGAGGAGCGCGTGGGGCTTCCGGCCGGACAGATGGGGAACTCCGAGGTCGGGCACCTGAACCTCGGGGCGGGGCGGGTGGTGTACCAGGACCTCGTCCGCATCTCGAAGTCCGTCCGGACCGGCGATTTCTTCCGCAACCCCGTCCTTGGCAACGCCATGGACGCGGCGAGGGAAAACGGGAAGGCGCTGCACCTCATCGGCCTGCTCTCCGACGGCGGCGTGCACTCCCTTCACACCCACCTCTACGCGCTGCTCCGGATGGCGAAGGAGCGCGGCGTCCCGAAAGTGTTCCTCCACCCCGTGTTCGACGGGCGGGACACCCCTCCGCAAAGCGGGATCGATCACCTCCGCGCCCTGCTGGCGAAGGCGGCCGAGATCGGCGCCGGCGAGGTGGCGACCGTCGTAGGCCGGTACTACACGATGGACCGCGACAACCGGTGGGACCGCGTCGAGCGCGCGTACAAGGCGATGGTCCGCGGGGAGGGGACGGCCTTCGGTGACCCCGTGGTCGCCGTCGCCGCGTCGTACGCGGCCGGGAAGACCGACGAGTTCATCGAGCCCGTGGTGATCGTGCGGGACGGCCGGCCCGTCGGGCGGATCGCCCCCGGCGACTCGGTGGTCTTCTTCAACTTCCGGGCCGACCGCGCGCGCGAGATCACACGGGCGCTGACGCAGGAGACGTTCGACCGCTTTCCGCGCCCGGAGCGTCTCTCCCTCTCCTACGCCTGCATGACCGCCTACGACGAGACGTTCGGGCTTCCCGCGGCCTTCCCTCTGCAGCGGCTCGACCACATCCTCGCGCGGTCGCTTGCCGATGCGGGCCTTACGAACCTCCGGATCGCCGAGACGGAGAAGTACGCCCACGTCACCTACTTCTTCAACGGCGGGGAGGAGACGGTCTACCCGGGGGAGTCGCGGATCCTGATCCCGTCGCCGTCCGTGTCCACCTACGACCTCAAGCCCGAGATGAGCGCGTACGAGGTGGGGGAGCGCGCCGTGGCCGAGATCGCCTCGGGAAAGCACGCCATGATGGTCCTCAACTTCGCCAACGGGGACATGGTTGGGCACACCGGCGTTCTTTCGGCGGCGATCCAGGCGATCGAGGCTGTGGACCGGAACCTGCAGCGGGTAGTGGAGAGGGTATGGGAGATCGGAGGGGCGGCGCTCGTCACCGCCGACCACGGCAACGCCGAGCAGATGATCGACCCGAACACCGGCGGTCCGTTCACCGCGCACACGACGAACCTCGTGCCCTTCGTCCTCGCCGACCCGCGGGCCGGCAGCACGCGGCTGCGGGAAGACCGCGCGCTCGAGGACATCGCCCCGACGATCCTGGACCTTCTGGCGCTGCCCGTTCCGGGGGAAATGACCGGCGCGGACGTCCGGGAACCCTGA
- a CDS encoding response regulator: MNTPREARSPVLVVNNNAMVRDMLADLLTGEGFHVALAESGTEALKIAANAPFDIALVELFLPDTSGVEFKRRLARVSPKTRVVVLSSFTTIRSSDDVLRFGTSDFILDQREIVELLRASSTVRQAVGEPVAGNEERLKKCLIDTADILVSLLEVNDPFFGGNSHITMEYARFVAEEMKLDRETVDEIVVGSLLHDIGRVGIKSDILVGKREISESEFKTVRSHCENGAKIIDAVDFPWKVRPIIIHHHERYDGKGYPSGLKGREIPIGARILAVVDAFTAMTAHRPYRSRSLTREEAVRELHRNVGTQFDPEVVEMFTSVVDRKLHFRGLGPKPRILMVDDEIDYLMLLKLKLVNEGFDVVAADNAVEALAAMEKAPPDLVVADVMMPGMDGITMFRRMREANAPWGEIPLIFLSGRDESQTKVDALQLGAEDFLVKPVDLKELAARIRNVIRRDAKWRKGALGTAQAAGVVGDLRNLGIPDIVQTLRLGLKTACVRVTGKGGEGKIWFENGRVRHAELGSLSGELAFYEMLRWQEGPFVIAHGLSTKLRTIEMDEMQLMMEGLRRLDEERKEDPAI, from the coding sequence ATGAATACTCCGCGGGAAGCGCGATCCCCGGTCCTGGTCGTAAACAACAACGCGATGGTGCGGGACATGCTGGCGGACCTTCTCACCGGGGAGGGGTTCCACGTCGCGCTCGCGGAGTCCGGCACGGAGGCCCTGAAGATCGCCGCGAACGCGCCGTTCGACATCGCCCTCGTCGAATTGTTCCTTCCCGACACCTCCGGCGTCGAGTTCAAGCGGCGCCTCGCGCGCGTCTCCCCGAAGACCCGCGTCGTCGTCCTCTCCTCCTTCACGACGATCCGCAGCTCCGACGACGTTCTCCGGTTCGGCACGTCCGACTTCATCCTGGACCAGAGGGAAATCGTCGAGCTCCTCCGCGCGTCCTCCACGGTCCGGCAGGCGGTCGGGGAGCCGGTCGCCGGGAACGAGGAGCGGCTCAAGAAATGCCTGATCGACACGGCGGACATCCTGGTCAGCCTGCTGGAGGTGAACGACCCGTTCTTCGGGGGGAACTCGCACATTACGATGGAGTACGCGCGCTTCGTCGCCGAGGAGATGAAGCTCGACCGGGAAACGGTGGACGAGATCGTGGTCGGGTCGCTCCTCCACGACATCGGCCGGGTCGGGATCAAGAGCGACATCCTGGTCGGCAAGCGGGAGATCTCGGAATCGGAGTTCAAGACGGTCCGGTCCCACTGCGAAAACGGCGCGAAGATCATCGACGCGGTCGATTTCCCGTGGAAGGTCAGGCCGATCATCATCCACCACCACGAGCGGTACGACGGGAAAGGGTATCCGAGCGGCCTGAAGGGGCGGGAGATCCCGATCGGGGCGCGGATCCTCGCCGTGGTCGACGCCTTCACCGCGATGACCGCCCACCGTCCGTATCGCAGCCGGAGCCTCACGCGCGAGGAGGCGGTCCGGGAACTCCACAGGAACGTCGGGACCCAGTTCGATCCCGAGGTGGTGGAGATGTTCACCTCCGTCGTGGACCGGAAGTTGCATTTCCGCGGGCTCGGGCCGAAGCCGCGGATCCTGATGGTGGACGACGAGATCGACTACCTCATGCTCCTCAAGCTGAAGCTCGTGAACGAGGGGTTCGACGTTGTCGCGGCGGACAACGCCGTGGAGGCGCTGGCCGCGATGGAGAAGGCGCCCCCCGATCTGGTCGTGGCCGACGTGATGATGCCGGGGATGGACGGGATCACGATGTTCCGCAGGATGAGGGAGGCGAACGCCCCCTGGGGAGAGATCCCCCTCATCTTCCTCAGCGGCAGGGACGAGTCGCAGACCAAGGTCGACGCGCTCCAGCTGGGCGCCGAGGATTTCCTCGTCAAGCCGGTCGACCTGAAGGAGCTGGCCGCCCGGATCCGCAACGTCATCCGGCGCGACGCGAAGTGGCGGAAGGGGGCGCTGGGGACCGCCCAGGCGGCGGGGGTGGTGGGGGACCTGAGGAACCTCGGCATCCCCGACATCGTCCAGACCCTCCGCCTGGGCCTGAAGACCGCCTGCGTCCGCGTCACCGGGAAGGGCGGCGAAGGGAAGATCTGGTTCGAGAACGGACGGGTCCGGCATGCCGAGCTGGGGAGCCTCTCGGGGGAGCTGGCCTTCTACGAGATGCTCCGCTGGCAGGAGGGTCCGTTTGTCATCGCGCACGGGCTGTCCACGAAACTCCGCACGATCGAGATGGACGAGATGCAGCTGATGATGGAAGGGCTGCGCCGTCTCGACGAGGAGCGGAAGGAAGACCCGGCCATATGA